From Rhizobium favelukesii, the proteins below share one genomic window:
- a CDS encoding 5-formyltetrahydrofolate cyclo-ligase, producing the protein MTPKELKAEMRTGRLALRDAIPEDTRIEMSLAMAEHAGEAVAFEPGTTVSGFLPIRSEADIRPLMARFQARGARLCVPAILDKQTIVFRQLVRGAPLVSTGFGTSGPPADAAVLDPEIMLVPLSAFDHRGHRIGYGAGYYDRAIELLRQKGLHPKLIGIAFDCQEVAHVPDEPHDVSLDALLTESGLRFFASWIG; encoded by the coding sequence ATGACCCCGAAAGAACTGAAAGCCGAAATGCGTACCGGGCGGCTCGCACTGCGCGACGCGATCCCGGAAGATACTCGCATCGAGATGAGCCTCGCAATGGCCGAGCATGCCGGCGAGGCGGTCGCATTCGAGCCTGGGACGACCGTGTCCGGCTTTCTGCCGATCCGCTCCGAAGCGGATATCCGGCCGCTTATGGCGCGATTCCAAGCGCGCGGAGCACGGCTTTGCGTACCGGCGATACTCGACAAGCAGACGATCGTCTTTCGTCAGCTCGTACGCGGTGCCCCGTTGGTCAGCACAGGCTTCGGCACCTCGGGTCCACCTGCGGACGCCGCCGTACTCGATCCCGAGATCATGCTGGTGCCCCTCTCCGCTTTCGACCATCGCGGCCATCGCATCGGTTATGGCGCCGGCTACTATGACCGCGCCATCGAGCTTTTGCGGCAAAAAGGCCTGCATCCGAAACTGATCGGCATTGCATTCGACTGCCAGGAAGTGGCACATGTGCCCGACGAGCCGCACGACGTCAGTCTGGACGCCCTCCTGACAGAAAGCGGGCTGCGTTTTTTTGCCTCTTGGATTGGATAG
- a CDS encoding TIGR00282 family metallophosphoesterase: MRLLFLGDMVGKTGRTAVWNRLPGLISDLKLDFVVVNGENAAGGFGITEDIFLETINAGADVVTTGNHVWDQKEAVAFAARHDQFLRPANYPQGTPGRGSGLFYARNGARVLVANVMGRVFMHPELDDPFKSAETILDACPLKEQADAIIFDFHAEATSEKQCFGHFVDGRASFVVGTHTHVPTADHQILNGGTAYISDAGMCGDYDSSLGMDKEEPLNRFISKMPKGRMEAATGPATICGVGVEISDATGLAEKIAPLRLGPRLAETIPEFWR; the protein is encoded by the coding sequence ATGCGACTGCTTTTTCTGGGTGACATGGTGGGTAAGACCGGACGCACCGCCGTCTGGAACCGCCTCCCCGGCCTTATTTCCGACCTGAAGCTCGATTTCGTCGTCGTCAACGGTGAGAACGCCGCAGGCGGTTTCGGCATCACCGAGGATATCTTCCTCGAGACGATCAATGCGGGCGCGGATGTCGTCACGACAGGCAACCACGTCTGGGATCAGAAGGAAGCGGTCGCCTTTGCCGCACGTCACGACCAGTTCCTGCGGCCGGCCAACTACCCGCAGGGCACGCCGGGGCGCGGCTCAGGCCTGTTCTATGCCCGCAACGGTGCACGCGTGCTGGTCGCAAATGTCATGGGCCGCGTCTTCATGCACCCGGAGTTGGACGATCCCTTCAAATCCGCCGAGACAATCCTGGATGCCTGTCCGCTTAAAGAGCAGGCGGATGCAATCATCTTCGACTTCCACGCCGAAGCGACCAGCGAGAAGCAGTGCTTCGGCCATTTCGTCGACGGCCGCGCCAGTTTCGTCGTCGGCACGCATACGCATGTGCCGACAGCCGATCACCAGATCCTGAACGGCGGCACCGCCTACATATCGGATGCAGGCATGTGCGGCGACTACGATTCCTCGCTCGGCATGGACAAGGAAGAACCACTGAACCGCTTCATCTCCAAGATGCCGAAAGGCCGCATGGAGGCAGCGACCGGCCCGGCCACCATCTGCGGCGTCGGTGTCGAAATATCAGATGCGACCGGCCTCGCTGAAAAGATCGCGCCGCTGCGCCTTGGCCCCAGGCTCGCCGAAACCATTCCGGAATTTTGGCGCTAG
- a CDS encoding MBL fold metallo-hydrolase: MTPRFLVFAIACLMVLIAAEAAVAQEERKNVSQCQAIAQSIPQATFASVTGPAPIVGAGATGQSVTLTYIGHSTFLIETPGGVTIATDYSGWYSPPHVPMVVTMNRAHSSHYTLATDPGIQHVLHGWSDVPGERAKVNLVVGDTYIRNVTTDIRGGFGAPQTDGNSIFIFEIAGLCIGHLGHLHYELTEAHYAEIGRLDVVMVPVDGGLTMGSDSMSRVIKRLRASLILPMHQPRPLQSFLSMFGPDFDISYAPTNTITVSLGTLPKKPLIYVAKGMQ, translated from the coding sequence ATGACGCCACGTTTTCTTGTCTTCGCAATCGCCTGCCTGATGGTCCTGATCGCGGCCGAAGCGGCCGTCGCCCAAGAAGAACGAAAAAACGTCAGCCAGTGCCAGGCCATCGCCCAATCGATCCCGCAAGCGACCTTTGCCAGCGTCACAGGTCCAGCACCGATCGTTGGCGCCGGCGCTACCGGCCAATCGGTCACGCTGACCTACATCGGACATTCCACCTTCCTTATCGAAACGCCGGGCGGCGTAACCATCGCGACCGACTATAGCGGCTGGTATTCGCCGCCGCACGTGCCGATGGTCGTCACCATGAACCGCGCCCATTCCTCGCATTATACGCTGGCGACCGACCCTGGCATTCAACACGTCCTGCACGGATGGAGCGACGTGCCGGGGGAAAGGGCGAAGGTAAACCTAGTGGTGGGCGACACCTACATCCGCAACGTCACAACGGATATCAGAGGCGGCTTCGGTGCGCCGCAGACGGACGGCAATTCAATCTTTATCTTCGAGATTGCCGGGCTCTGCATCGGCCATCTCGGCCACCTTCATTATGAGTTGACGGAAGCGCACTATGCCGAGATCGGCCGGCTTGATGTCGTCATGGTTCCCGTCGACGGCGGCCTGACGATGGGCTCGGACAGCATGAGTCGAGTCATCAAGCGCCTGCGCGCCTCTCTCATCCTGCCGATGCACCAGCCGAGGCCGCTGCAAAGTTTCCTGTCGATGTTCGGACCCGATTTCGATATCAGCTACGCACCGACGAACACGATCACCGTGTCGCTAGGGACATTGCCGAAGAAGCCATTGATCTACGTCGCCAAAGGCATGCAGTAA